Genomic segment of Trichoderma breve strain T069 chromosome 7 map unlocalized scaffold00007, whole genome shotgun sequence:
TGGGTCCGCTGAAGAGTCCCCACCAAGCGAAGAAGTGCGTGAAAAAGCGAGGAGTAAGATGGATCGTGTTGTAACTCCGCGAAGGCTCAAGGCTCTGTGACATCCATTCGCGATCAGCCGGTGCGCGTACCGCAATTGACAAGTGAATGTGACGACTCCTGAACCCGCGCATGGCATCATAAGGGCATCCGTTCTCATCAGGCTTAGCAAAGAGTGGGTTCTTGAGAACAACCTCATAATGAGGTTTGAAGTCAAAACTTCGTCTGCCATCCTCGATTGCGCGCTCAAATACGAGACCAGCGAGCCATTGTACTCTTCCGGACAGCTTCATGACGACTTTCTTAAACTGAGCCGGACCGCATCTTAAATGGTCATCCGCAAGTCGACTACTATCATCATCTCGAAGTCGGGCAGCTTCCCGCACCTGCATGCTGTAGTCTGGAATGGCAAGAATGTACTCGCCGCTATCCACCGTCATGAACTTTTTGGGGTTATCCTCTGCATTAATATTCCATTTAATGTCGTTTCGCCAGCACATGATGAAGCCTGCGCCATGTCCAGTTACCTGATATGGGTCGCGTGTGCCCTTCATGGCAAAATGCATATCGCCGTCTTCTTTCCAGGCAACATGGATGCGCGAATGGAAATTAAGTCGAAGCTTATCCCAGAACCCAACCCGTTCAGACGGATCAATCTGCGGCTTGGTAAATGATTCAACGACCATCATCATATCCTGAATTGCCGGTTGGTAGCAGGGACCCCATGTAATCCTTGTGGGAAGAGATGTGTTGATATCCATGTAGACATCCGAGAAAGATTTGACAGGGCCAATGGTCCGCCTCACTTCAATCGCAAAGCATCCCTCTTTAGATGCACCCGGATCCGAGCTCTTGGGAGGAATAATATTCACTGGAACTCGTCGTGAAGACTCCAGTCCTCTAAACTCTTCGGCCAAGACAAAGTTCGTTCTCAAAGAGACAGCTTGCAGCCTAGAAGACTGTCCAGCTTTCAGCCCCGGGATGTGTAGCAGCGGCAGGGGGTAGTCGCGTAGCGAGCAGCGTGCTTCACCCATATCGATGGAGATATGCATCGGCACCAAGAGGCTGTATTGCATATCTTTGGGCATACCTTTGCCGACCTTGTAAATGAAGTCAGGGAGATCCTCAAGGGGGAACGTTGGCTTGTCAACGGCAATGTGGAGGTTGGAAATGTAAGTGGCCATCAACGCCGGTCTGGGGGCGACCTCCAAGATGTTTTCCGTCTCTTCAACGTCGCTCGGCATCTCGTTCTGTCCCCAGAATAGACCGCGCAGCTCCTTGACACCATCTCGAGATACCTGATAAGCCCGATCAATCCTCTTTTTCCATGACTGAGCATTGAACATGTCCAAATGGAGGCGTGCCTCCTCCACTGAAACTTTTGCATTTCCGTTGATGCCCAGGGTCTCGTTTTCAGGGTTATATCTCGGCATGGCGCTGGGTCGACCCTCGCGACTGCGTTCGTCTTGCTTCGTTGCATCGGAGCTTCGGCTACGGAACCACGCAGATGAGGAATTTTCTGTCCTTCCACGTGGGAAAGCAGATCGAGAACGATTCTTGCCATTATTCCCCCGCTTCAGTTCTTCTTCCCGCACCCGATTTAGCTTGATGCGGAATGCCTCTTCTCTGGTAGCCCTCTGTATCTGTTCCATACGCCCTGCCCGGTAGATCATGCCCAATTTCCATTCGAATGCgccatcctccatctcgaaaAGGAAATTTCGCGATCGAATGGATATTTTCGGGACGGATTTGGGTCCttcgggcttcttctctagGATGTACTCGTTTGTGCCCGTTTTGAAgcgatgctgcagctgctgcaccgcTTTAATCACGTTGATAATGTTATCGGTAATACGGTGAACAATGACCTCGTGCGGAATACCGATCCGAATCGCCTCAGTAGAGACGtcgatgagcttctcttccttaGTGTCTCCTTGGTTCGACTTGTGCTTGGACTCTCGCAAGTCAAGGCGTCCATTTTTTATGCTAACCATTCGCGACCATATATTGCGCATACGTGGAGATGCAACGTACAAGCGTATTAGCTTGGACGACAAATACGGCGTGGACCATCTCTGACGTCCAGCATCCACACTATAGATGTGAAGCATTATCATTGGGTCATGTGGCATCTCCGCCTTCACCTGAATCAGAGCAACTTTCACGTCAACGACTACGGAGTCTGTGATTGTGGAAGCCGAATCTGCAGGAGAAAATCCAGAGGTGGTAGGAGGGACTAGAAGATCCGACTTTGGTGTACCTTGCTGTGAAGCTCTTGGCGCGTCACCACTGGTTCTCATGAAGGCCTGTCTCACAGTCTTCATAGCAACACCCACGGCATAGTGTCGGTAGAGTGAATACTGAACCATGATGGAACGAATCGAGGATTGAATGTGAAACAACGGGCCATGATTATCGCTTGAAGCAGAGAGTGAAAATTCAAGACGCGGCACGTTGATGAaaggctcaagctcaagctgctcaGCGGTTTCGATGATTTGAGCCTCAATACCTCTGGCATTGAACACCAGACGACGACCATCGCCGATATTCTGGGGCTTCTTTCTCGACCTTGTCGGACTTGTAGATGCGAAATCAGAGTCTGACTGAGTGAGGGATCGGCTGTGAGTTCGTCTCCTGAGCATCCGTCTCTGCAAGCCGTCCAGTCTTTGAGCACGATACTCCGCCGACATGCCGTCAAGGTGCAGAGATATGCCTTTACTATCATCGGAAATTTGTTCATCTACACCGGCAATCTCAATGTTGACATCATTCGCCGCGATTTGATAACGGAAAAGCCATTCGGGGACCGATCTCAGGAAGTTGGGATGCCTTCTTGACTTGGGCTTGGCTCGCTTTGTTGGCTCAACATCGGTGCGTAGCTGGCGTACAATCTGACGAACGCCATCTGTGATTTCCGGCCGCACCATGCTGACTGAGAACGATTGGATGTTGCTCGTGGCATCGACAGAAACTTCGGGGTTGGCTGCCAAGTGGACTTTCAGGTCGAAAGACTCGGTTGTTATCAAGTCGAACCTCTCGCCAGACACAGCTTGGTAGTATAGGTGGTGGGATTGCAGCCGCATTGCTCCATCCAGAGAATAGTGCAAGTCTTCAAGCGGTGAATGAGATGATTCAACGTCAAGAGCAacagatgagattgatgaaaTGATGAGACCGTAATCATCTGGGTCCTCTGTCTTGCCGAGAggcttgagcttgatgcGGAGAACAGGCTCGTGCATAGTAAACTTAATACTCGCCTTGGGAAGCAGTCGGGAAAAGAGAtatttctgctgctgcctttgttCCGTCTTTGGAGGCTTTGGTCTAGACCGCATCATTGCTATCAAGAGAGGCAGGTGTCTTGGATCAAGATCGATAGATGGGGAGGTGACCACAGAGTTGGCGAACAGAATATTCGCATTCTTGTCCTCAAAGTCATCCACCTGAGATAGCTGGATGGTCTTGGAAGGCAAGGTGGTTCTGACCGTCGTGGTAGCCATGGGAATGTACACAATTCGCTGCGGTTTACCGAGGCCATCGTCCATGCCGACAGAAATGGAGAGAGCGGCCACCAACGCTTCGTGGGCAATGTCTGTGGACGGGAAGTACATGCGATGTGCTGGTGACTTTGGATCTAGGCGATGCAGGTCGATGCCAACTTCCTTCATGGAAGCAGTGAGATGGACGGGTTTCGCACAAGGGTTGACAGACTCAACCTTTTTGACGAGGCCGACAAAGCTAACGGCAAACTGAATTTCTTTGATGCCTCGCAAGATGGAGCTGAAGAACTCCTTCGAGTCTGAAACAGTTTTCATCAAGTGCTCATTTGCACTGCTAGCGGTTCCATCTTGCACTTTACTAACAAAGATGTCGACGGGGTCATCCAAGTTGGCAACCTTTGGCTTCTTGCGAGACAGCTTGAACTTGGTTGCACAGTGGTGCAACTCGTCGTACGGAATCTGGACTCTGCCGAGCTTCAAGGCAACAGTCGCATCCCGGAGGCCCTCCTGTGTCGGATAGAGATATCCGTGCACATTTAGCAATGCATGGTCGAGAATCTGGAGGGATTCCTTGCCATCCACTGCGAAAAAGACACTCCGGACGGTCAATATCCATTCGGCCTCGGCGTGTTCCTTTGAAGAGTCGGATcggtggaagaagaatcgaGCTCGATCGGCCATTTTGTGTCTCGTATCCACGGCAAGCGTCAAGCTTCCAACCTGAAGGCTGCCCACATCGACCACGTTAATGACCGAGTTAGTCACAACGACATCCACCAAGCGCAGCCATTTCACGCTGTGGTGCAACTTTTTCACTTTCTCTTTGAGCTTTTGGAGGCGCGACCACGTCTCAGTCTCGGCTCTAGCTTTGGCTTGATCTGGAGGAGGCAGATCTAGTAGCGGGTCtatttcttcctcctccgcATTATCTGTCTTTCGATCCACACTTTGTGGCGTCTCGTCCGTGGCAGGCTTCCGCTCTTCGAGCTTCTTAATATCGGCGGTAACGGTCAGGTCGCTGAGAACAATGCTCAGCCACGTGGGTTGCGCAAAAGTCGGACGATGAATGTTGAGCCCCAGGCCGCGAATCTCGATCCTGATTCCATCTCTAGGTGAGTACGCAAGGCGCCTGAGGGAGAAGTAGCCTATCCGCTGGATCGATATGCCGGTGACGATTCGAAGAAcggcgaagaggacgaaggaggagagatAGAGGAGGACAAAGACACCGAGGGCGAAGGTCGGACTGAGAAGCGCCATGTTCGCAGCGGCGCGCAATCAATTACCTAGCTGAACGGGGAAGTTAGACGGTGTGCCACGAGGCAAGCAAAGCTCCAATCAATGGCAGCGTACTTACAGGACGCCGGTAGCAGAGAGACCATTCTCTCGCAGAGCAAACAGGCAATCAGTGggaacaaagagaagagagacgcgACATGACAGTCCagtgggagaaaaagaaggaaaatggAAGCTGGGAGATTCGACGAGGGAGGGGCCCCGAACCGGGCCAGGTAGGGGGACCTGGACTATCGGGACGCCGGAACAGCTCCTGTGATGCGCCTGGGGTTGAGCAGCAGGGCTTCCCGGGCCGGCTAGGAAGATCGGAGCGAGGAGCGCCGCAAGAACTCCGGATGACGCCTGCGACCCGTGTCGCACGAACAGTTGAAGTACGGAGGTTTGCGAGACGTGGGAGCTGTAAGCTGGCTGGTGAGAGCTGGTATGAGTGCTGTACGGTGGAAGGTGAATGGAGGTAAGCAGAGGCAGCGGAGCCGATGCGGCAGATGGGCCAGCAGGTGGCAGTGGAGGTACCGAGTACTTGGCGGCCGAGTCTGGCGTGTCTGGCGTCACGGATTCCCAAGGTACCGGGTCCAGGCTGGAATggtggaaaaggggggaataGGGACAGTCGGGGTTGCAAAATTTCTCGCAGAGTCGAGGCCAGGAATCCAGAAGCCACCGTGTTCCATAAAAGGCCCTGCGCAGGCCCCGTATTCGAGATTACGGCTGCGCATCAGGTGTTCAATTGTGTGCCGACTTACTGGATGCAGTGCAGTCCCTATCGTACCTATCGTgcacatacacacacagACAGACTTGGAGCCAAAAAGCGAGCGTGGGATTGATTGGTGCCGGGTACCTCTCACGCATGTGCCCTGTACCTATCTATACTTTCAGGCTAGCTGGGAACAGTTCCCGGCTGCCGTGGCCTTGTTATCGCGATGCCACGCCTCTTAAACCTAGCACGGCCGCTAACAACGGAGCTCTAGTATAGACACCCGACGAAGCGGATTTAGACGACGAAGCTCACCGTTCAAAAATAGCCTAAATATAAAGGAGCGGTTACGAGGTAGTCGAGGAATACATATCAGGTAAGTATTATTAATAGAAGGAGGTAGCTATGCAGTATCAACATCCAGCAGGACAGATAGATGTGCTATATTGAACAAGGAGAGGCTTTTCTCTTGGCAACAGAGAGATAAAAGACAGTAATCAGGTCGTCGTAAGTCACGATATTGAGATTATCCCTAGGTtcggagcagcagcggagTTAGCAATAAGGAGCACCCCCGTTTAGATCTGCATTtgaatactcgtacatcatACGCACGCGATGTGCCCATGTACACACGAGCCATCGCTCTTATTAATGTTCTTAAAAGGAGACCACAACCACAATACGGAGTAGGTACATTACTAAAAGAAAGACGCGTCAAATCAACCGATGGTAATATTAGCAATTAAATCCACTCCCTCGGAAACTTACTATAATTCCCGCTTTCCTCGCCTCTTCTCGCCTCGACCTGTCAATCTCTCTTGGAAATATTCCAGCTGCTCCCACTCTGGACTAGGTCATCAAGATTCGGAGCGTAGCAGCCGTAATGGCTACGAGATTGCAGACGGTGCTAGCGGTGCTAACGGCCTCACGGACCACCTCCGCCAGGATTTACAAGGAAACCCCCAGATGCTTTTTGACTACGCCCACCAAGCTGAAGATATTATCTGTACAAATTTCAAAGCAGAATACGGCCACTCAGTATTAAACCAGGTCCATCTCCTTGATTGCGAATTTATTTTCTTGCTTTATTCATCTATCTTCCTTAGGGCTAGATCGGGTGAGACATTCTGCACGGACGGCATATCGGACGCGGATAGC
This window contains:
- a CDS encoding mitochondrial protein from FMP27 domain-containing protein, with the translated sequence MALLSPTFALGVFVLLYLSSFVLFAVLRIVTGISIQRIGYFSLRRLAYSPRDGIRIEIRGLGLNIHRPTFAQPTWLSIVLSDLTVTADIKKLEERKPATDETPQNQAKARAETETWSRLQKLKEKVKKLHHSVKWLRLVDVVVTNSVINVVDVGSLQVGSLTLAVDTRHKMADRARFFFHRSDSSKEHAEAEWILTVRSVFFAVDGKESLQILDHALLNVHGYLYPTQEGLRDATVALKLGRVQIPYDELHHCATKFKLSRKKPKVANLDDPVDIFVSKVQDGTASSANEHLMKTVSDSKEFFSSILRGIKEIQFAVSFVGLVKKVESVNPCAKPVHLTASMKEVGIDLHRLDPKSPAHRMYFPSTDIAHEALVAALSISVGMDDGLGKPQRIVYIPMATTTVRTTLPSKTIQLSQVDDFEDKNANILFANSVVTSPSIDLDPRHLPLLIAMMRSRPKPPKTEQRQQQKYLFSRLLPKASIKFTMHEPVLRIKLKPLGKTEDPDDYGLIISSISSVALDVESSHSPLEDLHYSLDGAMRLQSHHLYYQAVSGERFDLITTESFDLKVHLAANPEVSVDATSNIQSFSVSMVRPEITDGVRQIVRQLRTDVEPTKRAKPKSRRHPNFLRSVPEWLFRYQIAANDVNIEIAGVDEQISDDSKGISLHLDGMSAEYRAQRLDGLQRRMLRRRTHSRSLTQSDSDFASTSPTRSRKKPQNIGDGRRLVFNARGIEAQIIETAEQLELEPFINVPRLEFSLSASSDNHGPLFHIQSSIRSIMVQYSLYRHYAVGVAMKTVRQAFMRTSGDAPRASQQGTPKSDLLVPPTTSGFSPADSASTITDSVVVDVKVALIQVKAEMPHDPMIMLHIYSVDAGRQRWSTPYLSSKLIRLYVASPRMRNIWSRMVSIKNGRLDLRESKHKSNQGDTKEEKLIDVSTEAIRIGIPHEVIVHRITDNIINVIKAVQQLQHRFKTGTNEYILEKKPEGPKSVPKISIRSRNFLFEMEDGAFEWKLGMIYRAGRMEQIQRATREEAFRIKLNRVREEELKRGNNGKNRSRSAFPRGRTENSSSAWFRSRSSDATKQDERSREGRPSAMPRYNPENETLGINGNAKVSVEEARLHLDMFNAQSWKKRIDRAYQVSRDGVKELRGLFWGQNEMPSDVEETENILEVAPRPALMATYISNLHIAVDKPTFPLEDLPDFIYKVGKGMPKDMQYSLLVPMHISIDMGEARCSLRDYPLPLLHIPGLKAGQSSRLQAVSLRTNFVLAEEFRGLESSRRVPVNIIPPKSSDPGASKEGCFAIEVRRTIGPVKSFSDVYMDINTSLPTRITWGPCYQPAIQDMMMVVESFTKPQIDPSERVGFWDKLRLNFHSRIHVAWKEDGDMHFAMKGTRDPYQVTGHGAGFIMCWRNDIKWNINAEDNPKKFMTVDSGEYILAIPDYSMQFKKVVMKLSGRVQWLAGLVFERAIEDGRRSFDFKPHYEVVLKNPLFAKPDENGCPYDAMRGFRSRHIHLSIAVRAPADREWMSQSLEPSRSYNTIHLTPRFFTHFFAWWGLFSGPMSLPIRQGSLFPGREKNSKKFGRHLATVKYNLLFAPLFLSHIYKHKDAEDYSENAVSATGLKVRFDSFMLDLHQRREEFDTIAKTKNSPSRITGIKLHAAHLDLACADIRAVSASLYGTTTEAIKKGSISHLTLDQDEKPDVSRFTIPDGDYSWIDMDDFVELDWILPTEAHPETKILPLAYIPRLTYFRQTDIGGIIAGDPTRTSPFGNEPTHFCTMSEENDPKSVQAHLIKERLAQLDEQIRAHIRHVGEAELKVIRTDSKDHEILEDFDTLRQHSNVLRDKRAFLETMLERMNNGVSTNGHASSGAASTHRSEGSVDSPSDHMDMPSIPSNAEFESEFENRFVIHNMQLKWNNLLRNIVLRYVHQNEQTKARMGKAMNSEPASAANGTPTSPDTPSHEKDAATDLEDRIKDLESGISDEFNPQCSYHVRLIAPQIQLQSEKNKKHVVLVTSKGMELKVVEVMDKSRISDQVSGLVQRRFLVNMDSTQFFVTHQKWFLTNMVSMYAGSKYGTPTGSSWPPWVPMEVMFDFRTDPFGFKRVVQKTSAMLRYDKYNNLRLKYNDEVNSENTDETTEEPTEKRYYAVYVIVLDLLMYSEPLEKTRNERLEKIILGSDFSDLSGIPEMVMKLQDRIRQMEEIKSHFQIYSLHLDKKGWEDRLALERDLAASEDELFFMMKAIMSSQRRLEKNNTRSDALLKWSISVRDIVWHLMQDSNEPLVELQLKNLEYDRTDHSDGSHMNLVRVGKLLGLNLLPDATYPEIITPYHEGERPGTRYGDGDSDMIRVYWYMLEAIAGIPVMDQFEIELFPIKIQLEREVGKRLFEYIFPVRRDSNEADEEGNESPKSTISRTGTSRTLGKKSSIESMRPLTATPRPGVIGRSSTGFSSRDSRDSDSKKSTRFGLRSRHNTEDKQMSDDLTKMIERANNYITFAHIKIPSVVLCLSYKGKDQRNFEDVHNFVFRLPLIEWQNKTWSNLDLALALKKAVVRALISHTGAIIGNKFSKHKPNAEQRNRLRELASSSALISPMSSSLSQNYTPSIHDSDDSASMYGTSPIDYSRSPPRSTRSSIRSGIPAPRSASRSSSITSSRSHLTTGSAQNIPQVPSYLTMTPPTPVDATSRGDGHSSLAIELLRPSSSQGLGSHRHAMRTLSGGSESRPSTSAGHLDKKNPGPTSVSSGGFGLRDKLTALTQRMSHREQPAVVQTDEPEEMNEEEAAASPTMAEHMHHEALRNKRLSWSQSRSKTTG